The sequence below is a genomic window from Cicer arietinum cultivar CDC Frontier isolate Library 1 chromosome 6, Cicar.CDCFrontier_v2.0, whole genome shotgun sequence.
GaacatcattttaattttttcatcactcattcttttttcattcttttatcactcatatttttttttttttcactcttTCTTCTTCTATTCACTATCTTCCAAAATTTCTTAATCTTTTCAGCATTCATTCATTTTTCCTCATCCTCCTCTTCTACGTCAATTTGTtcttcatcttttattttattattttccatACCTCCATTCTTTCATTTCTCCATCTTCTTAATCTTTTATTCATTACATTcctgattttatttttcaaaatttcatctttcattttttttttctttctgtgtTCTTCTAGACACTATATTCTACAATATcttacaatttaatattttgcatCTATTCTCCAATATTTTATGTctcattcttatttttattatttcttatttatttatttattcatttctagtttttttcttcaaagtttcttattaaattatcatttcatttttaattcttttaaaattatacataaattttattttattctatttttgctttttattatctaatttttaataattttatttcataattttttattcttattttgtttaataattatttttaatttaaatgaaatcatttttcaatatttctataatttatttaaaaataataataatttgtgagGACCAATGTTCCTCAAAaagtatttgttttaaaatattttatcaattattttgtaatgtatttttaaaataatattataattttccaAGACCATTGTTTTtcagaaaatatttttcattttaaaatatttttaaggttaatatgtaatttttttttcaaaatatatattaatttgtgaATATCATTGTTACTCgaacatatattaatttttatattttttttgtttttaatattgtttctcaaatatatataaatttgtgaaGATCATTgacactattttaaaatatttttaatagacaATGTTTGTGAGCACGTTGTTTTTGGCAAACGTTTTTTCAAAATATCACACtcaagatatatataaaaaacgtAATAGAGAAGAGaagtaaaaatatgattttggacAAAATTACACTTAATTTGATTGATGGTTAAATAGTTTAAGAATTTGCACTGTATCTTATCTTtctaatcataattaattttacaaaattaatggATAAACCTCTATAACGGTCCCTAAAAGTGTAATAAATTGTCAGATTAGTTGTCCAAATCTGAACCAAGATATTCCTTTCTTAAATCTCCTTTATTATCCTTTAGATCACTAACAGAAATTCAAAagttaacataattaatttgcTAACTTAGATGTTGTTGGCTTGTAAGATAAtgtttcataatttaaaattatgatctaattagagattaaaataacatttaaactaaattttatcaaaaaaactcatattttcttcttctctgattttcttttttccaacctaaacttttttttactaaccaaCCTAATTTCTTTTACCCAAAAttcgttaaaaataaatttttctccACAATACCAAACACATTTAAGTCAATTATCTATTGTCAATAGAGATTTCTAACTGCCCAATTTAAATTCTCAACCGAGTCTACACGCCACATGACAAAACCATAGGAGAGAGAGAAATTTTGGTCACTATTTAATGAAAGCATCTGTAAACTAACCAGTTACAGCACTACTGCTGCAGCAATTGTCACACTCAAATTGACTTTGGATTCCAATTAGATTCACAAAATGACAACAATTTATGTCCTTAAGAGGACAAAAATCTGACCTTGTGAATTTAAAAGCCAGTCCAACATATTTCAGTACAATCCTGGATTAAAAATTCAGCAACTTGCATTGGTTTCATATTGGATAACTAGTACACCTAACATTCATTAAATAATTCTTTCTAATAACTAGTTTATTAAAACCATGAGGTGTGTCTAAATACATATATCATCATAAAATTCAATTCATAAAAACAGACTAGAGATGTAAAATTTATtctaacataaaaatatttaacagaCTAGAGATCTTTCTATTAAAATTAACTGTGAAAATAAAGGTATTAAAATTACAACTAAGCAACACTTTACATTCATCGTTAAACCCAACACacatcaaatgaaaaaaaaaacgcaAGGAATTTAAAGAGGTGAACTATACAATAAGTAATAAACGACCATCAACaatcatataaatattatattatacccTCTTATCTCTATACACCAAAATGAAAGACAACATATATTTGTCAACCAGATAAATGAAAGATGAAATTAAACATATCTTTatgaccaaaaaaaaaatcttcatattatATATTGAACCATATTAAAATGAAGCAGCGTCTTCTGCTTGGTTATCTTTGCCACGGTGGTGTCGCTTTCCACGACGGTGCCGACGACCATTACCGAATGTAACTGGATCAAATTTTCTTAGCCTTTCATCTTGTTGAGGATTGATCACACATTCAGGTAAAGGAACTTTGTATCTTATTCTGTCATAACAATAAGAATATGTCATGTGTTTCAACCTAAAGTTCtccattttgattttttctaaTGGTGTTACACCAAAAGAAACATTATCAGAAATTTGAGCAGTGTTGTCACAATTTGTTGTGACATGATCAATAGGATTAACTGAACAACCATGTAAGACAAAATCAGTGAACTCAGCAACATATGGTgcatatttgtaatttacttTGTATTTTCCACCATTGGTAGCCCAATTAGATGCATCCCATATGGTAGCATATAAAGTCATTGGCTTTGATGGGAAATCTCCTTTCATTGACTCTGTTCTCTTTAATTCTCTGATAGGAACATCATCTACATAAAATCtgtaaaagaataaaaaaaattaagatcacATAAACAAAGTAAAATAAAGGTGATTATCAAATTTTGCACTATCAAAAACACTGATACAGACACGGACAACTAATACGATATCTGACACGGAGATTGATAATAGTTTGAAAAAATAGAAGTGCTATGTAATCGTAACAGTCAGTGTTGTGTCAGTGTTGGACGCTAAAGCACGCCTTCAATCCAAAGCTTCAGTGTTACGTATTTAtaggaaatagaaaagagatTCTCTATCGCCGCCGCTGCAAGTTGTAGAAGTTGTGAATCCATGTTTTTTAGTCATTATATCGGATTTAAAATGCaactcaaaaatataaatcgtcTTATTTTCATCTACCAAATGAGATTTGTGCTATTTTGGTCTTAATCCTCCTGTTCATATAGGAAAAATGGTcttaataattcaaatttcaacCATGAGTTAAGTAAAACTTAACCAAAATTGTTCTAACTAGGGTTCAGACTCGGTTAACCACTTCAGTTCAATCACTAACTTAATACAACTCGTTATAATATGGGACATATGAGCGGTGCTTGATAACTAATTCATGAATTTAAGTAGACAAAAAATAGTTCTCCTAGATTTTATAAGGATTCCAATACCTAAAAATTTATCATGTGGCGATTAACATCTGACCAATTTTTTACTTTGAGGGTCCCTAGATCTGATGACATCTAGTTTTTACTCATTATGAGTAAGTAATCGAACCCATGTAACCTGCATACGGGACCGCATTCACATAGTCAACTTATTGGTGACTGTTCGATCGAGATCTAAGGTCCAAATTTAAGCTTGGTATTTtagattatcaaataaaaataaaaatctaaatttttcaGACCACATGATCTCAATGAACGGCCATTAATGTATCGAAAGCGTGAATGCAAGATCCCTGACCGCCAGAAATCCCAATGAAGCAAAAAATTGTTCATAGTAATCCCATTAATAGCAAAAACCAGTTTAGATAAAAC
It includes:
- the LOC101497271 gene encoding probable xyloglucan endotransglucosylase/hydrolase protein 28, encoding MRKVYTRLFFFMFLFCFLLFIVPSCSVSPQNFPIIPFDEGYTPLFGDHNLIIHSDSKTVHLSLDESSGSGFASHDLYLHGYFSASIKLPYDYTAGVVVAFYLSNGDMYEKNHDEIDFEFLGNIRGKDWRVQTNVYGNGSTNIGREERYGLWFDPAQDFHQYSILWTDSKIIFYVDDVPIRELKRTESMKGDFPSKPMTLYATIWDASNWATNGGKYKVNYKYAPYVAEFTDFVLHGCSVNPIDHVTTNCDNTAQISDNVSFGVTPLEKIKMENFRLKHMTYSYCYDRIRYKVPLPECVINPQQDERLRKFDPVTFGNGRRHRRGKRHHRGKDNQAEDAASF